In one Chromatiales bacterium 21-64-14 genomic region, the following are encoded:
- a CDS encoding LemA family protein encodes MDTSTVIGATLGLGTITVAVYAVVLYNRLVSLKHCVSKAWSNIDVLLTQRHDELPKLVAVCKQYMGYEQETLERVMDARARVANAREQHDVRALGPAEAQLRSGLGSLYAVVENYPDLKANTTFVHLQDRITSLESTIADRREYYNESVNLNNIRIEQFPDVIIARRYGFEPFHLLEFSAQERADVDMGALFAT; translated from the coding sequence ATGGACACATCTACCGTGATCGGGGCCACCCTAGGCCTGGGAACCATCACCGTGGCAGTCTATGCCGTGGTGCTCTACAACCGGCTGGTATCCCTGAAACATTGCGTTTCCAAGGCCTGGTCCAATATAGACGTGCTCCTAACCCAACGCCACGACGAGCTGCCCAAGCTGGTGGCCGTCTGCAAGCAGTACATGGGCTACGAGCAGGAAACCCTGGAACGGGTCATGGATGCCCGGGCCCGGGTGGCCAACGCGCGGGAACAGCACGATGTCCGCGCCCTGGGGCCGGCGGAGGCACAACTGCGCTCCGGGCTGGGCAGCCTGTACGCAGTAGTGGAAAACTATCCAGACCTGAAAGCCAATACCACTTTTGTGCACCTGCAGGACCGCATCACATCGCTCGAAAGCACCATCGCGGATCGCCGCGAGTACTACAATGAGAGTGTAAATCTGAACAACATCCGCATCGAGCAGTTCCCCGATGTGATCATCGCCCGCCGCTACGGCTTCGAACCCTTCCATCTGCTGGAATTCAGTGCACAGGAGCGGGCGGACGTGGACATGGGCGCGCTGTTCGCCACCTGA